In Silene latifolia isolate original U9 population chromosome X, ASM4854445v1, whole genome shotgun sequence, the following proteins share a genomic window:
- the LOC141618096 gene encoding putative mitochondrial protein AtMg00860 has protein sequence MTEVLRPCLGKFVVVYFDVILIYSSNPVEHLSHLEAIFKILRDQKLYRKLEKCTFMVDEVAFLGYIISGRGISVDQEKTKAMQTWPIPKTVTEVRGFHGLASFYIRFIKNFSQVIAHITECKRKGDFYWTEAANQSFEKIKKLMCETPILKLSYFDQLFEVQCDASGVGIGAILV, from the coding sequence ATGACTGAAGTATTAAGGCCTTGTCTTGGGAAATTTGTTGTGGTATACTTTGATGTCATTCTTATTTACAGTAGCAATCCAGTTGAGCACTTATCACACCTGGAAGCAATTTTTAAAATTCTCAGAGATCAAAAGCTATATAGGAAGCTTGAGAAATGTACTTTTATGGTTGATGAAGTGGCATTTCTGGGATATATAATATCTGGAAGAGGAATATCAGTTGATCAGGAGAAGACCAAGGCAATGCAGACATGGCCAATCCCAAAAACAGTCACAGAAGTGAGGGGATTCCATGGTCTAGCATCGTTTTACATAAGATTCATCAAGAACTTCAGCCAAGTTATTGCACATATCACTGAGTGCAAGAGAAAGGGAGATTTCTATTGGACTGAAGCTGCTAACCAGTCCTTTGAGAAAATCAAGAAGCTAATGTGTGAAACTCCCATTCTTAAGTTGTCATACTTTGATCAACTGTTTGAAGTTCAATGTGATGCCagtggagttgggattggagCTATCCTAGTCTAG